From a region of the Microcebus murinus isolate Inina chromosome 25, M.murinus_Inina_mat1.0, whole genome shotgun sequence genome:
- the FBH1 gene encoding F-box DNA helicase 1 isoform X1, with the protein MRPFKRKHLTAIDCRHLALSHLSATQPFGQRWTSRDPNHGLYPKPRTKRGSRGRGCPRYNREFFLAGQQPRTNDMARSNSVGQDSCQDSEGDMISPAESSCAPPQESHGEARLGSSGSPLPTRKRSRSFEEDDGNQATGAGQWDGLSKKTPRHHPSPPCPRPGEARQEEVEDGGSRLSAESGETDQDVGGVGPDPEPDEHYGLLGTLPCQEAPSPICSLPSEVLRHVFAFLPVEDLYWNLSLVCHLWREIIRDPLFIPWKKLYHRYVMNEEQAVSKVDGVLLACGIDKESDLCVLNLIRYTATVKCSPSVDPERVLWSLRDHPLLPEAEACVRQHLPDLYAAAGGVNVWALVAAVVLLSGSVNDIQQLLFCLRRPGSTVTMPDVTETLYCIAVLLYAMREKGINISNRIHYNIFYCLYLQENSCTQTTKVKEEPSVWPGKKTIQLTHEQQLILNHKMEPLQVVKIMAFAGTGKTSTLVKYAEKWSQSRFLYVTFNKSIAKQAERAFPSNVTCKTFHSMAYGHVGRKYQSKKKLNLFKLTPFMVNSVLAEGKGGFIRAKLVCKTLENFFASADEELTIDHVPIWCKNSQGQRVMVEQSEKLNSVLEASRLWDNMRKLGECTEEAYQMTHDGYLKLWQLSKPLLASYDAIFVDEAQDCTPAIMNIVLSQPCGKIFVGDPHQQIYTFRGAVNALFTVPHTHVFYLTQSFRFGVEIAYVGATILDVCKRVRKKTLVGGNHQSGISGDAKGQVALLSRTNANVFDEAVRVTEGEVPSRIHLIGGIRSFGLDRIIDIWILLQPEEERKKRNLVIKDKFIRRWVHKEGFSGFKRYVTAAEDKELEAKIAVVEKYNIRIPELVERIEKCHIEDLDFAEYILGTVHKAKGLEFDTVHVLDDFVKVPCARHNLPQLPHFRVESFSEDEWNLLYVAVTRAKKRLIMTKSLENILTLAGEYFLQAELTSNVLKTGVVRCCVGQCNNAIPVDTVLTMKKPPITYSNRKENKGGYLCHSCVEQRIGPLAFLTASPEQVRAMERTVENIVLPRHEALLFLVF; encoded by the exons TGAGGCCCTTTAAGCGGAAACATCTTACCGCCATCGACTGCCGGCATCTGGCTCTGAGTCATCTGTCTGCGACCCAGCCCTTTGGTCAGAGATGGACAAGCAGAGACCCGAACCATGGACTCTACCCTAAACCCAGAACAAAGAGAGGGAGTAGGG GTCGAGGATGTCCAAGATACAACCGTGAGTTCTTCCTAGCTGGCCAGCAGCCGCGCACCAATGACATGGCCAGAAGCAATTCTGTTGGCCAGGACAGCTGTCAGGACTCGGAGGGTGACATGATCTCTCCTGCAGAGAGCAGCTGCGCCCCACCTCAGGAGAGCCATGGAGAAGCGAGGTTGGGCTCCTCGGGGTCTCCCCTGCCCACCAGGAAGCGGTCCCGGTCCTTTGAGGAGGACGATGGTAATCAGGCCACAGGGGCCGGCCAGTGGGATGGACTTTCTAAGAAAACCCCGCGGCATCATCCGTCCCCGCCGTGCCCGAGGCCCGGGGAAGCGCggcaggaggaggtggaggacgGCGGGTCACGGCTCTCTGCAGAGTCTGGGGAAACCGACCAGGACGTAGGGGGCGTTGGCCCCGATCCCGAGCCTGACGAGCACTATGGGCTTCTTGGGACCTTGCCCTGCCAGGAGGCGCCGAGTCCCATCTGCAGCCTGCCCAGCGAGGTCCTGCGGCATGTGTTCGCCTTCCTCCCGGTGGAGGACCTCTACTGGAACCTGAGCCTGGTGTGCCACCTATGGAGGGAGATCATCCGAGACCCGCTG TTCATTCCTTGGAAGAAGCTGTATCACCGGTACGTGATGAACGAGGAGCAAGCAGTGAGCAAAGTGGACGGCGTCCTGTTGGCCTGTGGCATAGACAAGGAGTCGGACCTGTGCGTGCTGAACCTCATACG ATACACCGCCACCGTGAAGTGCTCCCCAAGCGTGGACCCTGAGAGGGTGCTGTGGAGCCTGAGGGACCACCCCCTGCTTCCCGAGGCCGAGGCGTGCGTGCGCCAACACCTGCCCGACCTCTACGCTGCCGCCGGG GGCGTCAACGTCTGGGCCCTGGTGGCGGCCGTGGTCCTTCTCTCCGGCAGCGTGAACGACATCCAGCAGCTGCTCTTCTGCCTCCGGAGACCTGGCTCCACGGTGACCATGCCGGACGTCACCGAGACGCTGTACTGCATAGCCGTGCTTCTCTACGCCATGCGGGAGAAGGGCATCAACATCAGCAATAG GATTCACTACAACATTTTCTATTGCCTATATCTTCAGGAGAATTCCTGCACTCAGACCACAAAAGTTAAGGAGGAGCCATCCGTCTGGCCAGG CAAGAAAACCATCCAGCTTACACACGAACAACAGCTGATTCTGAATCATAAGATGGAACCTCTGCAGGTGGTGAAGATTATGGCATTTGCAG GCACCGGGAAGACCTCCACCCTGGTCAAGTACGCGGAGAAGTGGTCTCAGAGCAGGTTCCTGTACGTGACGTTCAACAAGAGCATCGCCAAGCAGGCCGAGCGCGCCTTCCCCAGCAACGTCACCTGCAAGACCTTCCACTCCATGGCCTACGGGCACGTCGGGCGCAA GTACCAGTCAAAGAAGAAGTTGAATCTCTTCAAGTTGACGCCCTTCATGGTCAATTCCGTGCTCGCCGAGGGGAAGGGCGGGTTCATACGGGCCAAGCTCGTGTGCAAGACGTTGGAGAACTTCTTCGCCTCGGCCGACGAGGAGCTGACCATCGACCACGTGCCCATCTGGTGTAAGAACAGCCAAGGGCAGAGAGTGATGGTGGAGCAGAGCGAGAAGCTG AACAGTGTCCTCGAAGCCAGCCGCCTCTGGGACAACATGCGGAAGCTGGGGGAGTGCACGGAAGAGGCGTACCAGATGACTCATGACG GCTACCTGAAGCTCTGGCAGCTGAGCAAGCCTCTGCTGGCCTCTTACGACGCCATCTTCGTGGACGAGGCCCAGGACTGCACCCCAG CCATCATGAACATAGTTCTGTCCCAGCCCTGTGGGAAAATCTTCGTAGGGGACCCGCACCAGCAGATCTACACCTTCCGCGGTGCGGTCAACGCTCTGTTCACGGTCCCCCACACCCACGTCTTCTATCTCACGCAG AGTTTCAGATTCGGCGTGGAGATAGCTTACGTGGGCGCTACCATCTTGGACGTCTGCAAGAGAGTACGGAAAAAGACTCTGGTCGGAGGAAACCATCAGA GTGGCATCAGCGGTGACGCAAAGGGGCAGGTGGCCCTGCTGTCCCGGACCAACGCCAACGTGTTCGATGAGGCCGTTCGAGTGACTGAAGGAGAAGTACCTTCAAGGATACACCTGATTGGG GGGATTAGATCATTCGGATTGGACAGAATCATCGATATCTGGATCCTCCTTCAGCCCGAGGAAGAGCGGAAGAAAC GAAACCTGGTCATCAAAGACAAATTCATCAGAAGATGGGTGCACAAAGAAGGCTTCAGCGGCTTCAAGAGGTACGTGACTGCCGCCGAGGACAAGGAGCTGGAGGCCAAGATCGCAGTGGTGGAGAAGTACAACATCAGGATCCCAGAGCTGGTGGAGAGGATAGAGAAATGCCACATCGAAGACCTGGACTTCGCAG AGTACATTCTGGGCACCGTGCACAAAGCCAAAGGCTTGGAGTTCGACACTGTGCATGTTTTGGACGATTTTGTGAAAGTGCCTTGTGCCAGGCATAAcctgccccagctcccccacTTCCGCGTCG AGTCGTTTTCTGAGGACGAATGGAATCTCCTGTATGTCGCAGTCACCCGTGCCAAGAAGCGTCTCATCATGACCAAGTCGCTGGAGAACATCCTGACCCTGGCCGGG GAGTACTTCCTGCAAGCCGAGCTGACGAGCAACGTGCTGAAGACGGGAGTGGTGCGCTGCTGCGTGGGGCAGTGCAACAACGCCATCCCCGTGGACACCGTGCTCACCATGAAGAAGCCTCCCATCACTTAC AGCAACAGGAAGGAGAACAAGGGCGGCTACCTGTGCCACTCCTGCGTGGAGCAGCGCATCGGGCCCCTGGCCTTCCTGACGGCCTCGCCGGAGCAGGTGCGCGCCATGGAGCGCACCGTGGAGAACATCGTGCTGCCCAGGCACGAGGCCCTGCTCTTCCTCGTCTTCTGA
- the FBH1 gene encoding F-box DNA helicase 1 isoform X4, giving the protein MEKRGWAPRGLPCPPGSGPGPLRRTMEAPSPICSLPSEVLRHVFAFLPVEDLYWNLSLVCHLWREIIRDPLFIPWKKLYHRYVMNEEQAVSKVDGVLLACGIDKESDLCVLNLIRYTATVKCSPSVDPERVLWSLRDHPLLPEAEACVRQHLPDLYAAAGGVNVWALVAAVVLLSGSVNDIQQLLFCLRRPGSTVTMPDVTETLYCIAVLLYAMREKGINISNRIHYNIFYCLYLQENSCTQTTKVKEEPSVWPGKKTIQLTHEQQLILNHKMEPLQVVKIMAFAGTGKTSTLVKYAEKWSQSRFLYVTFNKSIAKQAERAFPSNVTCKTFHSMAYGHVGRKYQSKKKLNLFKLTPFMVNSVLAEGKGGFIRAKLVCKTLENFFASADEELTIDHVPIWCKNSQGQRVMVEQSEKLNSVLEASRLWDNMRKLGECTEEAYQMTHDGYLKLWQLSKPLLASYDAIFVDEAQDCTPAIMNIVLSQPCGKIFVGDPHQQIYTFRGAVNALFTVPHTHVFYLTQSFRFGVEIAYVGATILDVCKRVRKKTLVGGNHQSGISGDAKGQVALLSRTNANVFDEAVRVTEGEVPSRIHLIGGIRSFGLDRIIDIWILLQPEEERKKRNLVIKDKFIRRWVHKEGFSGFKRYVTAAEDKELEAKIAVVEKYNIRIPELVERIEKCHIEDLDFAEYILGTVHKAKGLEFDTVHVLDDFVKVPCARHNLPQLPHFRVESFSEDEWNLLYVAVTRAKKRLIMTKSLENILTLAGEYFLQAELTSNVLKTGVVRCCVGQCNNAIPVDTVLTMKKPPITYSNRKENKGGYLCHSCVEQRIGPLAFLTASPEQVRAMERTVENIVLPRHEALLFLVF; this is encoded by the exons ATGGAGAAGCGAGGTTGGGCTCCTCGGGGTCTCCCCTGCCCACCAGGAAGCGGTCCCGGTCCTTTGAGGAGGACGATG GAGGCGCCGAGTCCCATCTGCAGCCTGCCCAGCGAGGTCCTGCGGCATGTGTTCGCCTTCCTCCCGGTGGAGGACCTCTACTGGAACCTGAGCCTGGTGTGCCACCTATGGAGGGAGATCATCCGAGACCCGCTG TTCATTCCTTGGAAGAAGCTGTATCACCGGTACGTGATGAACGAGGAGCAAGCAGTGAGCAAAGTGGACGGCGTCCTGTTGGCCTGTGGCATAGACAAGGAGTCGGACCTGTGCGTGCTGAACCTCATACG ATACACCGCCACCGTGAAGTGCTCCCCAAGCGTGGACCCTGAGAGGGTGCTGTGGAGCCTGAGGGACCACCCCCTGCTTCCCGAGGCCGAGGCGTGCGTGCGCCAACACCTGCCCGACCTCTACGCTGCCGCCGGG GGCGTCAACGTCTGGGCCCTGGTGGCGGCCGTGGTCCTTCTCTCCGGCAGCGTGAACGACATCCAGCAGCTGCTCTTCTGCCTCCGGAGACCTGGCTCCACGGTGACCATGCCGGACGTCACCGAGACGCTGTACTGCATAGCCGTGCTTCTCTACGCCATGCGGGAGAAGGGCATCAACATCAGCAATAG GATTCACTACAACATTTTCTATTGCCTATATCTTCAGGAGAATTCCTGCACTCAGACCACAAAAGTTAAGGAGGAGCCATCCGTCTGGCCAGG CAAGAAAACCATCCAGCTTACACACGAACAACAGCTGATTCTGAATCATAAGATGGAACCTCTGCAGGTGGTGAAGATTATGGCATTTGCAG GCACCGGGAAGACCTCCACCCTGGTCAAGTACGCGGAGAAGTGGTCTCAGAGCAGGTTCCTGTACGTGACGTTCAACAAGAGCATCGCCAAGCAGGCCGAGCGCGCCTTCCCCAGCAACGTCACCTGCAAGACCTTCCACTCCATGGCCTACGGGCACGTCGGGCGCAA GTACCAGTCAAAGAAGAAGTTGAATCTCTTCAAGTTGACGCCCTTCATGGTCAATTCCGTGCTCGCCGAGGGGAAGGGCGGGTTCATACGGGCCAAGCTCGTGTGCAAGACGTTGGAGAACTTCTTCGCCTCGGCCGACGAGGAGCTGACCATCGACCACGTGCCCATCTGGTGTAAGAACAGCCAAGGGCAGAGAGTGATGGTGGAGCAGAGCGAGAAGCTG AACAGTGTCCTCGAAGCCAGCCGCCTCTGGGACAACATGCGGAAGCTGGGGGAGTGCACGGAAGAGGCGTACCAGATGACTCATGACG GCTACCTGAAGCTCTGGCAGCTGAGCAAGCCTCTGCTGGCCTCTTACGACGCCATCTTCGTGGACGAGGCCCAGGACTGCACCCCAG CCATCATGAACATAGTTCTGTCCCAGCCCTGTGGGAAAATCTTCGTAGGGGACCCGCACCAGCAGATCTACACCTTCCGCGGTGCGGTCAACGCTCTGTTCACGGTCCCCCACACCCACGTCTTCTATCTCACGCAG AGTTTCAGATTCGGCGTGGAGATAGCTTACGTGGGCGCTACCATCTTGGACGTCTGCAAGAGAGTACGGAAAAAGACTCTGGTCGGAGGAAACCATCAGA GTGGCATCAGCGGTGACGCAAAGGGGCAGGTGGCCCTGCTGTCCCGGACCAACGCCAACGTGTTCGATGAGGCCGTTCGAGTGACTGAAGGAGAAGTACCTTCAAGGATACACCTGATTGGG GGGATTAGATCATTCGGATTGGACAGAATCATCGATATCTGGATCCTCCTTCAGCCCGAGGAAGAGCGGAAGAAAC GAAACCTGGTCATCAAAGACAAATTCATCAGAAGATGGGTGCACAAAGAAGGCTTCAGCGGCTTCAAGAGGTACGTGACTGCCGCCGAGGACAAGGAGCTGGAGGCCAAGATCGCAGTGGTGGAGAAGTACAACATCAGGATCCCAGAGCTGGTGGAGAGGATAGAGAAATGCCACATCGAAGACCTGGACTTCGCAG AGTACATTCTGGGCACCGTGCACAAAGCCAAAGGCTTGGAGTTCGACACTGTGCATGTTTTGGACGATTTTGTGAAAGTGCCTTGTGCCAGGCATAAcctgccccagctcccccacTTCCGCGTCG AGTCGTTTTCTGAGGACGAATGGAATCTCCTGTATGTCGCAGTCACCCGTGCCAAGAAGCGTCTCATCATGACCAAGTCGCTGGAGAACATCCTGACCCTGGCCGGG GAGTACTTCCTGCAAGCCGAGCTGACGAGCAACGTGCTGAAGACGGGAGTGGTGCGCTGCTGCGTGGGGCAGTGCAACAACGCCATCCCCGTGGACACCGTGCTCACCATGAAGAAGCCTCCCATCACTTAC AGCAACAGGAAGGAGAACAAGGGCGGCTACCTGTGCCACTCCTGCGTGGAGCAGCGCATCGGGCCCCTGGCCTTCCTGACGGCCTCGCCGGAGCAGGTGCGCGCCATGGAGCGCACCGTGGAGAACATCGTGCTGCCCAGGCACGAGGCCCTGCTCTTCCTCGTCTTCTGA
- the FBH1 gene encoding F-box DNA helicase 1 isoform X3 — translation MARSNSVGQDSCQDSEGDMISPAESSCAPPQESHGEARLGSSGSPLPTRKRSRSFEEDDGNQATGAGQWDGLSKKTPRHHPSPPCPRPGEARQEEVEDGGSRLSAESGETDQDVGGVGPDPEPDEHYGLLGTLPCQEAPSPICSLPSEVLRHVFAFLPVEDLYWNLSLVCHLWREIIRDPLFIPWKKLYHRYVMNEEQAVSKVDGVLLACGIDKESDLCVLNLIRYTATVKCSPSVDPERVLWSLRDHPLLPEAEACVRQHLPDLYAAAGGVNVWALVAAVVLLSGSVNDIQQLLFCLRRPGSTVTMPDVTETLYCIAVLLYAMREKGINISNRIHYNIFYCLYLQENSCTQTTKVKEEPSVWPGKKTIQLTHEQQLILNHKMEPLQVVKIMAFAGTGKTSTLVKYAEKWSQSRFLYVTFNKSIAKQAERAFPSNVTCKTFHSMAYGHVGRKYQSKKKLNLFKLTPFMVNSVLAEGKGGFIRAKLVCKTLENFFASADEELTIDHVPIWCKNSQGQRVMVEQSEKLNSVLEASRLWDNMRKLGECTEEAYQMTHDGYLKLWQLSKPLLASYDAIFVDEAQDCTPAIMNIVLSQPCGKIFVGDPHQQIYTFRGAVNALFTVPHTHVFYLTQSFRFGVEIAYVGATILDVCKRVRKKTLVGGNHQSGISGDAKGQVALLSRTNANVFDEAVRVTEGEVPSRIHLIGGIRSFGLDRIIDIWILLQPEEERKKRNLVIKDKFIRRWVHKEGFSGFKRYVTAAEDKELEAKIAVVEKYNIRIPELVERIEKCHIEDLDFAEYILGTVHKAKGLEFDTVHVLDDFVKVPCARHNLPQLPHFRVESFSEDEWNLLYVAVTRAKKRLIMTKSLENILTLAGEYFLQAELTSNVLKTGVVRCCVGQCNNAIPVDTVLTMKKPPITYSNRKENKGGYLCHSCVEQRIGPLAFLTASPEQVRAMERTVENIVLPRHEALLFLVF, via the exons ATGGCCAGAAGCAATTCTGTTGGCCAGGACAGCTGTCAGGACTCGGAGGGTGACATGATCTCTCCTGCAGAGAGCAGCTGCGCCCCACCTCAGGAGAGCCATGGAGAAGCGAGGTTGGGCTCCTCGGGGTCTCCCCTGCCCACCAGGAAGCGGTCCCGGTCCTTTGAGGAGGACGATGGTAATCAGGCCACAGGGGCCGGCCAGTGGGATGGACTTTCTAAGAAAACCCCGCGGCATCATCCGTCCCCGCCGTGCCCGAGGCCCGGGGAAGCGCggcaggaggaggtggaggacgGCGGGTCACGGCTCTCTGCAGAGTCTGGGGAAACCGACCAGGACGTAGGGGGCGTTGGCCCCGATCCCGAGCCTGACGAGCACTATGGGCTTCTTGGGACCTTGCCCTGCCAGGAGGCGCCGAGTCCCATCTGCAGCCTGCCCAGCGAGGTCCTGCGGCATGTGTTCGCCTTCCTCCCGGTGGAGGACCTCTACTGGAACCTGAGCCTGGTGTGCCACCTATGGAGGGAGATCATCCGAGACCCGCTG TTCATTCCTTGGAAGAAGCTGTATCACCGGTACGTGATGAACGAGGAGCAAGCAGTGAGCAAAGTGGACGGCGTCCTGTTGGCCTGTGGCATAGACAAGGAGTCGGACCTGTGCGTGCTGAACCTCATACG ATACACCGCCACCGTGAAGTGCTCCCCAAGCGTGGACCCTGAGAGGGTGCTGTGGAGCCTGAGGGACCACCCCCTGCTTCCCGAGGCCGAGGCGTGCGTGCGCCAACACCTGCCCGACCTCTACGCTGCCGCCGGG GGCGTCAACGTCTGGGCCCTGGTGGCGGCCGTGGTCCTTCTCTCCGGCAGCGTGAACGACATCCAGCAGCTGCTCTTCTGCCTCCGGAGACCTGGCTCCACGGTGACCATGCCGGACGTCACCGAGACGCTGTACTGCATAGCCGTGCTTCTCTACGCCATGCGGGAGAAGGGCATCAACATCAGCAATAG GATTCACTACAACATTTTCTATTGCCTATATCTTCAGGAGAATTCCTGCACTCAGACCACAAAAGTTAAGGAGGAGCCATCCGTCTGGCCAGG CAAGAAAACCATCCAGCTTACACACGAACAACAGCTGATTCTGAATCATAAGATGGAACCTCTGCAGGTGGTGAAGATTATGGCATTTGCAG GCACCGGGAAGACCTCCACCCTGGTCAAGTACGCGGAGAAGTGGTCTCAGAGCAGGTTCCTGTACGTGACGTTCAACAAGAGCATCGCCAAGCAGGCCGAGCGCGCCTTCCCCAGCAACGTCACCTGCAAGACCTTCCACTCCATGGCCTACGGGCACGTCGGGCGCAA GTACCAGTCAAAGAAGAAGTTGAATCTCTTCAAGTTGACGCCCTTCATGGTCAATTCCGTGCTCGCCGAGGGGAAGGGCGGGTTCATACGGGCCAAGCTCGTGTGCAAGACGTTGGAGAACTTCTTCGCCTCGGCCGACGAGGAGCTGACCATCGACCACGTGCCCATCTGGTGTAAGAACAGCCAAGGGCAGAGAGTGATGGTGGAGCAGAGCGAGAAGCTG AACAGTGTCCTCGAAGCCAGCCGCCTCTGGGACAACATGCGGAAGCTGGGGGAGTGCACGGAAGAGGCGTACCAGATGACTCATGACG GCTACCTGAAGCTCTGGCAGCTGAGCAAGCCTCTGCTGGCCTCTTACGACGCCATCTTCGTGGACGAGGCCCAGGACTGCACCCCAG CCATCATGAACATAGTTCTGTCCCAGCCCTGTGGGAAAATCTTCGTAGGGGACCCGCACCAGCAGATCTACACCTTCCGCGGTGCGGTCAACGCTCTGTTCACGGTCCCCCACACCCACGTCTTCTATCTCACGCAG AGTTTCAGATTCGGCGTGGAGATAGCTTACGTGGGCGCTACCATCTTGGACGTCTGCAAGAGAGTACGGAAAAAGACTCTGGTCGGAGGAAACCATCAGA GTGGCATCAGCGGTGACGCAAAGGGGCAGGTGGCCCTGCTGTCCCGGACCAACGCCAACGTGTTCGATGAGGCCGTTCGAGTGACTGAAGGAGAAGTACCTTCAAGGATACACCTGATTGGG GGGATTAGATCATTCGGATTGGACAGAATCATCGATATCTGGATCCTCCTTCAGCCCGAGGAAGAGCGGAAGAAAC GAAACCTGGTCATCAAAGACAAATTCATCAGAAGATGGGTGCACAAAGAAGGCTTCAGCGGCTTCAAGAGGTACGTGACTGCCGCCGAGGACAAGGAGCTGGAGGCCAAGATCGCAGTGGTGGAGAAGTACAACATCAGGATCCCAGAGCTGGTGGAGAGGATAGAGAAATGCCACATCGAAGACCTGGACTTCGCAG AGTACATTCTGGGCACCGTGCACAAAGCCAAAGGCTTGGAGTTCGACACTGTGCATGTTTTGGACGATTTTGTGAAAGTGCCTTGTGCCAGGCATAAcctgccccagctcccccacTTCCGCGTCG AGTCGTTTTCTGAGGACGAATGGAATCTCCTGTATGTCGCAGTCACCCGTGCCAAGAAGCGTCTCATCATGACCAAGTCGCTGGAGAACATCCTGACCCTGGCCGGG GAGTACTTCCTGCAAGCCGAGCTGACGAGCAACGTGCTGAAGACGGGAGTGGTGCGCTGCTGCGTGGGGCAGTGCAACAACGCCATCCCCGTGGACACCGTGCTCACCATGAAGAAGCCTCCCATCACTTAC AGCAACAGGAAGGAGAACAAGGGCGGCTACCTGTGCCACTCCTGCGTGGAGCAGCGCATCGGGCCCCTGGCCTTCCTGACGGCCTCGCCGGAGCAGGTGCGCGCCATGGAGCGCACCGTGGAGAACATCGTGCTGCCCAGGCACGAGGCCCTGCTCTTCCTCGTCTTCTGA